The region GCCGCGCATCCCTCCGATGACGTGACCGGAGGGCTTTCCGTGCTCGCCACCGGTCTATCGCGCAAGAAGAAGTTCACCCGAGCGCACTGCGACAATTGCAACAACGAGTGGGATTTCTAACCCGTTGCGGGCGTGCTCGTCCGGCGTGGCGACGCCTTCGACGGCGAACAGAATGCTGGAGTTCGCGATGACTGCCCACCAGTTCTCCGAAGCCGAGCTGGAGGCGCTCCACCGGGCGAAGATCCTCGGGGTACGCTCGGGCGAGGAGCACCGGTACACCGGCGTGTGGGTCGTGGTGGTCGAGCGGCGGGTCTTCGTGCGATCCTGGAACGACAAGCCCACCGGCTGGTACCGCGCCTTTCGGAAACAACCTCTCGGTACGATCTCCGTCGCCGGGCAGGACCTCTCCGTCCGCGCCGTCGCCGTGCGAAGCGAGCGGATGCGCCACGCGGTTACGGAGGCATACGCGTCGAAGTA is a window of Longimicrobium sp. DNA encoding:
- a CDS encoding DUF2255 family protein → MLEFAMTAHQFSEAELEALHRAKILGVRSGEEHRYTGVWVVVVERRVFVRSWNDKPTGWYRAFRKQPLGTISVAGQDLSVRAVAVRSERMRHAVTEAYASKYNTRASEKWVRGFAEAHREATTLELVPA